One Thermodesulfobacteriota bacterium genomic region harbors:
- a CDS encoding DNA-binding protein, whose protein sequence is MDRLEKDEKEHASKHVDIESKRFFFDVKENHKGKYLRITELSGGRSCIVIPLGGINLFKERLGEVIQEAEKLIDVNGSI, encoded by the coding sequence ATGGACAGACTTGAGAAAGACGAGAAGGAACATGCGAGCAAGCACGTCGATATCGAATCGAAGCGCTTCTTCTTCGACGTGAAAGAAAATCACAAAGGCAAATATCTCAGGATAACGGAGCTCAGCGGGGGCAGGTCCTGCATAGTAATCCCACTCGGTGGAATCAACCTCTTTAAAGAGAGGCTTGGAGAAGTGATACAGGAAGCCGAGAAGCTCATCGACGTTAACGGCAGCATCTAA
- a CDS encoding LLM class flavin-dependent oxidoreductase translates to MGGNIKFGIAAPVPGESVEGLIEFTKSAEDAGFDTVWFPDHIVFMAPRITPEVWSVVTAAAVKTGRIKMGTVGDAHRMHPAVFAHRLATVDRISNGRIFVCVGYGEKMNLDPYGIAWDSPLTRVEESIKIMRSLWSGGPVNFDGEIYRLRDAELRIEPVNDKRVPIYVAATGPRALRVAGKYGDGWVTNAMPPRLFAEKARAVADAAREREDGSSGPEKTLYIFTSIAGDKDEAYKSLEPIKHALIWPELLAQAGYDIKIGDEYKGLEYTKIMPNDTVMLKKFREMGDKYYSRDIVFDFVAAGSKSDVIKRLEEYAGAGVDHFILRDFSPDRQLSMNVLSGEIMPYFRG, encoded by the coding sequence GTGGGCGGAAACATAAAATTCGGTATCGCGGCGCCTGTTCCGGGCGAGTCGGTCGAAGGTCTGATCGAGTTCACGAAGTCCGCGGAGGACGCCGGATTCGACACGGTCTGGTTCCCTGACCATATCGTATTCATGGCACCGAGGATCACGCCCGAGGTCTGGTCTGTCGTGACCGCAGCCGCCGTGAAGACCGGAAGAATAAAAATGGGAACGGTCGGCGACGCCCACAGGATGCACCCTGCCGTGTTCGCCCACCGTCTCGCGACCGTGGACAGGATTTCGAACGGGAGGATTTTCGTTTGCGTCGGGTACGGGGAGAAGATGAACCTCGACCCATACGGCATAGCGTGGGATAGTCCGCTCACGCGCGTCGAGGAATCGATAAAGATCATGCGCTCTCTCTGGAGCGGGGGGCCCGTGAATTTCGACGGGGAGATATACAGGCTCAGGGACGCCGAGCTCAGGATAGAGCCCGTGAATGACAAGCGGGTCCCGATATACGTAGCCGCGACCGGGCCGAGGGCGCTGAGAGTCGCGGGGAAATACGGGGACGGATGGGTGACGAACGCAATGCCGCCGAGGCTCTTCGCCGAGAAGGCGAGGGCGGTCGCGGATGCGGCGCGGGAAAGGGAGGACGGCTCGTCAGGCCCCGAGAAGACGCTTTACATCTTCACCTCGATTGCGGGGGACAAGGACGAGGCCTACAAATCGCTCGAGCCCATAAAGCACGCGCTCATATGGCCCGAGCTCCTCGCACAGGCCGGTTACGATATCAAGATCGGCGACGAATATAAAGGGCTCGAATACACGAAGATCATGCCCAACGATACCGTGATGCTGAAGAAATTCAGGGAGATGGGCGATAAGTATTATTCCCGCGACATCGTATTCGATTTCGTAGCCGCAGGCTCAAAGAGTGACGTAATAAAGAGACTCGAAGAATATGCAGGCGCGGGCGTCGATCATTTCATACTGAGAGACTTCAGCCCGGACAGACAGCTTTCGATGAACGTTCTCTCCGGGGAGATTATGCCCTATTTCAGAGGGTGA
- a CDS encoding AMP-binding protein gives MILGRLYESHLKSNPEKTAVFFRGNSYTYADLDRYANDSVNALLGIGIGKGDRVALFMRNCTELIGLYFACFKIGAIAVPLNNRYVKDEVVYAVNQCAAGVLIADCGLYPRVEGIGSSAPSVKRMFTIGEFPGGGVRSWESVVSSSPVKEERPHVNYDDTAMIFYTSGSTSKPKGVTHTHKALFSLSKSRSITQELAADDIGLVVTAVCHLGGSGGLCFPLLYAGGSVVIMEGPDPALFLKYVETYRPTRTLLLPAQLIDVMDHPKSGKVDFGCFKEVECGGDYIASDLYERFSAVTGFELNQLYGLTECEGACFTPPRLPVKRGSIGVPRDGVEVCLVDHDGREAGIGEAGEIRIKSDSTMSGYWNDEENTSLALRDGYLLTGDIGKRDESGYYYYLGRIKEIIIKGGSNVSPGEVEEVLDDHPDVTLSGVVGVPDKHYGQLIHAFIELKSGLKDAPDEAAFKSYASEKLAAYKVPDYWTFVDSLPRNEVGKIDRRGLHALAGKLDASS, from the coding sequence ATGATATTAGGCCGCTTATATGAAAGTCATTTAAAATCAAACCCGGAGAAAACGGCGGTGTTCTTCCGGGGGAATTCATATACGTATGCGGACCTGGACAGATACGCGAATGACTCGGTCAATGCGCTTCTCGGCATTGGTATCGGCAAGGGAGACAGGGTCGCGTTGTTTATGCGTAACTGCACTGAGCTGATCGGGCTTTACTTCGCATGTTTTAAGATAGGCGCTATCGCCGTTCCGCTCAACAACCGTTATGTGAAGGATGAGGTCGTATATGCGGTAAACCAGTGCGCAGCCGGGGTTTTGATAGCCGATTGCGGGCTCTATCCGAGAGTGGAGGGAATAGGGAGCAGCGCGCCGTCCGTTAAACGCATGTTTACAATAGGGGAATTTCCGGGCGGCGGCGTCCGCTCATGGGAAAGCGTCGTTAGCAGCTCACCTGTGAAAGAGGAGCGGCCTCACGTGAATTATGACGATACGGCGATGATTTTTTACACCTCGGGGAGCACAAGCAAGCCCAAAGGCGTAACGCATACTCATAAAGCGCTCTTCAGTCTTAGCAAGAGCCGTAGCATAACTCAGGAGCTTGCAGCAGATGATATAGGGCTCGTCGTGACAGCGGTCTGTCATCTCGGCGGGTCCGGCGGATTATGCTTTCCGCTTCTTTATGCCGGAGGGTCGGTAGTAATCATGGAGGGGCCTGACCCTGCGCTTTTTCTCAAATACGTCGAGACATACCGTCCGACACGCACTCTTTTACTCCCCGCACAACTGATCGATGTGATGGACCATCCGAAGTCGGGAAAGGTCGATTTTGGATGTTTCAAGGAGGTCGAATGCGGTGGGGACTATATAGCCAGCGACCTTTACGAGCGCTTCAGTGCGGTCACCGGCTTTGAGCTCAATCAGTTATACGGGCTCACCGAATGTGAAGGCGCTTGTTTCACTCCTCCCCGCCTGCCGGTCAAGCGCGGATCGATCGGAGTGCCGAGAGACGGGGTTGAAGTATGCCTTGTCGATCATGACGGCCGCGAAGCGGGGATTGGGGAAGCGGGGGAAATCCGGATAAAGAGCGACAGCACCATGTCCGGTTACTGGAATGACGAAGAAAACACATCGCTGGCGCTACGGGACGGATACCTTTTGACCGGAGACATAGGCAAAAGGGATGAATCGGGATACTACTACTATCTGGGCCGCATCAAGGAGATTATCATCAAGGGCGGCTCCAATGTGTCGCCCGGAGAGGTCGAGGAGGTGCTGGACGACCATCCGGACGTTACGTTGAGCGGAGTGGTCGGAGTGCCCGACAAACACTACGGCCAGCTGATACATGCTTTTATAGAGCTGAAGTCGGGCTTGAAAGACGCCCCCGATGAGGCGGCGTTTAAGTCATACGCATCGGAAAAGCTTGCCGCCTACAAGGTCCCCGACTACTGGACATTCGTAGATAGTTTGCCCCGGAACGAGGTGGGGAAAATTGACCGGAGAGGACTTCATGCACTCGCGGGAAAACTGGATGCTTCGAGCTAG
- a CDS encoding acetyl-CoA C-acetyltransferase translates to MQKVVISEPLRTAIGAFGGTLKEISPAKLGATVVKEILDRTGVDPKEIDDCIMGNILSAGQGMNISRQVAIESGLPVETPAFTINRVCGSGVQSIALAAQAIKAGDSEAIIAGGTENMNLAPFYLQKARYGYRMGMPKDEIVDGMVYDGLWDIFNDYHMGVTAENLAESYNITKDEQDEFAYKSQMKCKAAQEEGKFKDEIVPIMIPQRRGDPVAFERDEHPKGDTTLEGLKGLRAVFKVGGTVSAGNASGINDGAAAVLVTSEKKAKDLGLKPVASIISYAVGGVDPSIMGIGPVPAIQKALDKAKLSLDDIDLFELNEAFAAQSLAVLRDLPIPEEKINVNGGAIALGHPIGASGTRILVTLLHEMEKRKKVKRGLAALCIGGGMGIAIIVEKEKS, encoded by the coding sequence ATGCAGAAAGTCGTAATTAGCGAGCCGCTAAGAACTGCTATTGGGGCGTTTGGCGGAACATTGAAAGAGATCAGCCCGGCAAAGCTGGGAGCCACGGTAGTAAAGGAAATCCTCGACCGTACAGGGGTCGATCCCAAGGAAATTGACGACTGCATAATGGGGAACATCCTGAGCGCGGGACAAGGGATGAATATTTCGAGGCAGGTCGCGATCGAATCGGGACTGCCCGTGGAAACACCTGCGTTCACCATCAACAGGGTTTGCGGATCGGGAGTCCAGTCGATCGCGCTCGCGGCACAGGCGATCAAGGCGGGTGACTCCGAGGCGATTATCGCAGGCGGCACCGAGAACATGAACCTCGCCCCCTTCTATCTCCAGAAAGCCCGTTACGGCTACAGGATGGGCATGCCTAAAGACGAAATCGTGGACGGCATGGTTTATGACGGCCTCTGGGACATATTCAACGACTACCACATGGGAGTCACGGCCGAGAACCTCGCCGAATCATACAACATCACGAAGGACGAGCAGGACGAATTCGCGTACAAGAGCCAGATGAAATGCAAGGCCGCACAGGAAGAGGGGAAGTTCAAGGACGAGATAGTCCCGATAATGATCCCCCAGAGAAGAGGCGACCCCGTAGCTTTCGAGAGAGACGAGCACCCGAAGGGCGACACGACTTTAGAGGGATTAAAAGGACTCCGCGCTGTATTTAAAGTAGGCGGCACCGTTTCCGCTGGTAACGCTTCCGGAATCAACGACGGCGCGGCCGCAGTGCTCGTCACGTCAGAGAAGAAGGCGAAAGACCTGGGGCTTAAGCCCGTGGCGTCAATCATTTCATACGCCGTAGGCGGAGTAGACCCCTCTATCATGGGAATAGGCCCTGTCCCGGCGATACAGAAGGCGCTCGACAAGGCAAAGCTGTCGTTAGACGACATAGACCTCTTCGAGCTGAACGAAGCGTTCGCGGCCCAGTCTCTCGCGGTGCTGAGGGACCTGCCGATACCCGAAGAGAAGATTAACGTGAACGGCGGCGCTATCGCGTTAGGCCATCCGATCGGCGCTTCGGGGACGAGAATTCTCGTTACGCTCCTTCACGAGATGGAGAAGAGAAAGAAAGTTAAGCGCGGGCTCGCCGCTCTCTGCATCGGAGGCGGCATGGGTATCGCGATTATAGTCGAAAAGGAAAAGAGCTAG
- a CDS encoding thioesterase family protein: MARIKMEFPRSPVFSTDIDLRISDINYGGHLGHDSILSLTHEARVRFFRHFGFSELDVDGPGIIMSDVAIVYKSESFYGETMVIDIAVCDFVKYGCDLVYRLTEKGSGKVVAIAKTGIVFMNYAERKIAPVPKKFKKLFRPRKYSLTIQG, encoded by the coding sequence ATGGCGAGGATAAAGATGGAGTTCCCGAGGAGCCCGGTGTTTTCCACGGACATAGACCTCAGGATAAGCGACATAAACTACGGGGGGCACCTGGGGCACGATTCCATACTGTCTCTCACGCACGAGGCGAGGGTCAGGTTCTTCAGGCATTTCGGCTTCTCGGAGCTCGACGTGGACGGGCCCGGGATAATAATGTCGGACGTAGCGATCGTCTATAAGTCCGAGAGCTTCTACGGTGAGACGATGGTGATAGACATAGCGGTGTGCGATTTCGTCAAATACGGCTGCGATCTCGTTTACAGGCTTACAGAAAAGGGGTCGGGGAAGGTGGTCGCAATCGCGAAAACCGGGATCGTGTTCATGAATTACGCCGAACGGAAGATCGCCCCTGTGCCGAAGAAGTTCAAGAAACTATTCAGACCGCGGAAGTATTCGCTCACGATCCAGGGTTGA
- a CDS encoding PDZ domain-containing protein, translating into MDTKPDALMLRFPDVSSDRIVFVYAGDIWVVPKAGGVASRLSSPRGSELFPKFSPDGADIAFSGNYDGNTDIYVMPSGGGVPERITHHPDDDLVAEWYPDGKSILFRSNMLSPTQRYNRLFKVSKQGGMPEALPLPYGELGSFSPDGQKLAFEYMAPMRGVWKRYKGGMASDIWIYDFSSGAIEKLTDFPGTDTLPMWRGDRIYFLSDRGEEKKLNLWVYETGTKKTRQVTDFAEFDVKWPSLGPDDIVFENGGRLYLLSLPDETVSEVSVEVPYDLPEVRPRQKDLSDNISDMSVSPNGKRALFEARGEVLTVPAGEGSVRNLTNTSGVAERFPAWSPDGKYVAYLSDRSGEYELYMRLSNGEGEEQRITNDGKVYRYHPVWSPDSRKLAFSDKTGRLFIVDTSGKVPKEVDKDDYEGIGSYSWSPDSRWLAYAKSTPNNLRSIFIYDTKSGVTRRVTSDFYNDNGPVFDPDGKYLYFYSDRGFSPVYGDMDDTWVYPNSTQVYAVTLRKDTQSPIAPRSEEEYSPGKDSQKETAGTDGGVAIDFGGIEDRAVKIPVDAGNFGPLNAAKGRIVYLRFPPAGSGKDSPNGVLQFFDLGDRKEKTVIAGISDYALSANGAKALYRSGDTYSIIDLSEGKNPGDGRIDVGGMKAFVDPRKEWSQIFNDAWRIERDFFYDPGMHGVDWQAVRERYRKLLPFVVDREDLNYVISEMVGELNSSHTYVGGGDMDEPETVPVGLLGIDFELDKKNNAYRIKKIYSGGEFNADIYSPLAEPGVNVGEGDYILAVNGRKLDTARDPWEAFQGLNGTPVTLTVNSAPDEQSARKITVKVISKTEEQKLRYLDRVAGNMKKVDKATGGRVGYVYVPDTGILGQNELVRQFTPQTEKEGIIIDERFNGGGQVPDRFIELLNRPNLNYWAVRDFKDSKTPTVSNDGPKVMMINGWSGSGGDAFPYYFRKAGLGPLVGTRTLGGLIGISGNPGLIDGGYITAPGYAFWNSHGKWEIEGYGVEPDYEVEDLPPNIKGSQDPQLDKAIEIITDLLEKNPPAKPERPKYEDRSGAG; encoded by the coding sequence ATGGATACGAAACCGGACGCCCTCATGCTCCGCTTTCCCGATGTGAGCTCGGACAGGATAGTATTCGTCTACGCCGGGGACATCTGGGTTGTCCCGAAAGCGGGCGGGGTCGCGAGCAGGCTCAGCTCTCCCAGGGGGAGCGAGCTCTTCCCCAAATTCTCTCCCGACGGCGCAGATATCGCCTTCAGCGGCAATTACGACGGCAATACCGATATATATGTGATGCCGTCAGGAGGCGGAGTGCCTGAGAGGATCACTCACCACCCGGACGACGACCTCGTTGCCGAGTGGTACCCGGACGGGAAAAGCATACTCTTCCGCTCCAACATGCTGAGCCCGACCCAAAGGTACAACAGGCTCTTCAAGGTCTCGAAACAAGGGGGCATGCCCGAAGCCCTCCCGCTCCCCTACGGCGAGCTCGGGAGCTTCAGCCCCGATGGCCAGAAGCTCGCCTTCGAATACATGGCTCCCATGAGAGGCGTATGGAAAAGATACAAGGGCGGGATGGCTAGCGACATATGGATATACGATTTCTCCTCAGGCGCTATCGAGAAGCTGACCGATTTCCCCGGGACGGACACGCTGCCGATGTGGCGCGGTGACAGGATATATTTCCTTTCCGACAGAGGGGAGGAGAAGAAACTGAACCTGTGGGTCTACGAGACAGGCACGAAGAAGACGAGACAGGTCACGGATTTCGCGGAATTCGACGTGAAGTGGCCGAGCCTCGGGCCTGACGACATAGTTTTCGAGAACGGCGGCAGGCTCTACCTGCTTAGCCTTCCGGACGAGACCGTGAGCGAGGTCTCCGTCGAAGTCCCGTACGACCTCCCGGAGGTGCGTCCGCGGCAGAAGGACCTCTCGGACAATATCTCGGACATGTCCGTATCTCCCAACGGCAAGAGGGCCCTCTTCGAGGCCCGCGGCGAAGTGCTGACCGTTCCTGCGGGGGAAGGGAGTGTGCGGAACCTGACCAACACGTCGGGCGTTGCGGAGCGCTTCCCGGCGTGGTCGCCCGACGGTAAATACGTCGCATACCTTTCCGATAGATCGGGCGAGTACGAGCTTTACATGAGGCTCAGCAACGGCGAGGGGGAGGAGCAGAGGATAACGAATGACGGGAAGGTCTACCGCTATCACCCCGTCTGGTCGCCCGACAGCAGGAAGCTCGCCTTCAGCGACAAGACCGGAAGACTCTTTATCGTCGATACGAGCGGGAAGGTCCCGAAAGAAGTCGATAAAGACGATTACGAGGGCATAGGCTCCTATTCGTGGTCGCCCGACAGCAGGTGGCTCGCTTACGCAAAGAGTACGCCTAACAATCTGAGGTCTATTTTCATATACGATACGAAGTCGGGAGTAACGCGCAGGGTTACGAGCGATTTCTATAACGACAACGGCCCTGTATTCGATCCCGACGGGAAATACCTCTATTTCTACTCCGACCGCGGATTCAGCCCCGTGTACGGCGACATGGACGATACATGGGTTTACCCGAATTCGACCCAGGTCTATGCGGTAACCCTGAGAAAAGATACGCAGTCCCCTATCGCGCCACGGAGCGAAGAGGAATATTCGCCGGGGAAGGATTCGCAGAAGGAAACTGCGGGCACGGACGGCGGTGTCGCTATCGACTTCGGCGGTATAGAAGACAGGGCGGTCAAAATACCCGTCGACGCCGGGAACTTCGGACCGCTCAATGCCGCAAAGGGCAGGATCGTCTATCTCAGGTTCCCTCCTGCGGGAAGCGGGAAGGACTCCCCAAACGGCGTCCTCCAGTTCTTCGACCTCGGCGACAGGAAGGAAAAGACGGTGATAGCCGGGATAAGCGACTACGCGCTCTCTGCGAACGGCGCGAAGGCGCTCTACCGGTCGGGCGATACGTACAGTATCATCGATCTCTCGGAGGGGAAGAACCCCGGCGACGGGAGGATAGACGTCGGCGGTATGAAGGCTTTCGTTGACCCGAGGAAGGAATGGTCCCAGATTTTCAACGACGCATGGAGAATAGAAAGGGACTTCTTCTACGACCCGGGAATGCACGGGGTAGACTGGCAGGCGGTGAGGGAAAGGTACAGGAAGCTCCTTCCGTTCGTCGTGGACAGGGAAGACCTCAATTACGTGATAAGCGAAATGGTGGGCGAGCTCAATTCCTCACATACTTATGTGGGCGGGGGCGACATGGACGAACCCGAGACCGTGCCCGTCGGACTCCTGGGCATAGATTTCGAGCTCGATAAAAAGAACAACGCGTACCGTATAAAGAAGATATACAGCGGCGGCGAATTCAACGCCGATATATATTCCCCGCTCGCGGAGCCGGGGGTGAACGTCGGTGAAGGGGATTACATACTGGCCGTCAACGGCAGGAAGCTCGATACCGCGCGCGACCCCTGGGAGGCGTTCCAGGGACTTAACGGCACTCCGGTGACACTTACCGTTAATTCAGCCCCGGATGAGCAGAGCGCGAGGAAGATAACCGTAAAGGTCATATCGAAGACCGAAGAGCAGAAGCTGCGGTACCTCGACCGCGTAGCCGGGAATATGAAGAAGGTGGATAAAGCGACCGGCGGAAGGGTCGGATACGTATACGTCCCCGATACGGGCATATTAGGGCAGAACGAGCTCGTGCGCCAGTTCACACCTCAGACTGAGAAAGAAGGGATTATCATAGACGAGAGGTTCAACGGCGGGGGGCAGGTGCCCGACCGTTTCATAGAGCTCCTCAACAGGCCCAACCTCAATTACTGGGCCGTGCGTGATTTCAAGGACTCGAAGACCCCGACTGTTTCGAATGACGGGCCCAAGGTGATGATGATAAACGGATGGTCGGGCTCCGGAGGGGACGCGTTCCCCTACTACTTCAGGAAGGCAGGGCTGGGCCCGCTCGTCGGGACGAGGACGCTCGGCGGGCTTATAGGCATCAGCGGGAACCCCGGTCTCATAGACGGCGGGTACATCACTGCGCCCGGTTATGCGTTCTGGAACTCGCACGGAAAGTGGGAGATCGAGGGTTACGGAGTAGAGCCGGATTATGAGGTCGAGGATCTGCCTCCAAATATCAAGGGCTCGCAGGACCCGCAGCTCGACAAGGCGATAGAGATAATTACCGACCTCCTCGAAAAGAACCCGCCCGCGAAGCCCGAGCGTCCGAAGTACGAGGACAGATCAGGGGCCGGATAA
- the msrA gene encoding peptide-methionine (S)-S-oxide reductase MsrA has protein sequence MTDKRYEKATFSGGCFWCMQPPFDRLEGVISTTVGYTGGKEKNPNYHEVCMGRTAHLESIEVIYDPERISYDQLLDVFWLNIDPTDDGGQFVDRGRHYKTAIFYHNEVQKKTAEESKRKLGESGRYKSPVVTEIRPAMEFYPAEEYHQKYYEKNPIGYSHYKVGSGRERYIEYMKNMK, from the coding sequence ATGACCGATAAGAGATACGAGAAGGCTACATTTTCGGGGGGCTGCTTCTGGTGTATGCAGCCGCCTTTCGACAGGCTCGAGGGAGTAATATCGACTACGGTCGGGTATACGGGCGGGAAGGAGAAAAACCCGAATTACCACGAGGTCTGCATGGGCAGAACGGCACACTTGGAATCGATAGAGGTCATATACGATCCGGAGAGAATCTCCTACGACCAACTCCTCGACGTATTCTGGCTCAACATCGACCCGACCGACGACGGAGGGCAGTTCGTCGACAGGGGCAGGCACTACAAGACCGCTATTTTTTATCATAACGAAGTGCAGAAGAAGACGGCCGAGGAGTCGAAAAGGAAGCTCGGGGAGTCGGGCAGATACAAATCGCCCGTAGTGACCGAGATAAGGCCCGCAATGGAATTCTACCCGGCCGAGGAGTACCATCAAAAATATTACGAGAAAAATCCCATCGGCTACTCACACTACAAGGTCGGCTCCGGCAGGGAGAGGTATATAGAATATATGAAGAATATGAAATAA
- a CDS encoding D-alanine--D-alanine ligase family protein, with protein sequence MSKLTVGVIFGGRSVEHEVSLLSAKSIISSIDPGKYDVFPIFIEKSGTWRRASVSSWLDEGGLEFFEDSFLSPSLNPGKPVFYEISGKKIVREHAVGVVFPVLHGTYGEDGTVQGMFELMGIPYVGASVLGSAVGMDKIVMKTLLKESGLPVVGYLGFYKSDWESGKQAVRARILKEIGIPCFIKSANLGSSVGITKVNSEGELDRAVAYSCRFSERVIVERAVRKPREIEVSVLGNDSPRASCAGEVVPHREFYDYTAKYLEEGTGLIAPAELDEKTAERLRDYAVRTFRALDCSGMGRVDFLIEEGTNQIYVSEINTIPGFTQISMYPRLWEESGVSFPELVNRLIELAVERRRRADGLESDYSEISGQD encoded by the coding sequence TTGTCCAAATTAACGGTGGGAGTGATATTCGGCGGGAGGTCCGTTGAGCACGAGGTGTCGCTCCTCTCGGCGAAGTCCATAATCAGTAGCATCGATCCCGGGAAATACGATGTCTTCCCAATATTTATAGAGAAAAGCGGGACCTGGCGGAGGGCGTCCGTGTCTTCATGGCTCGACGAAGGCGGTCTCGAATTCTTTGAAGACTCTTTCCTGTCTCCCTCTCTAAACCCCGGAAAACCCGTATTTTACGAAATATCGGGCAAAAAGATTGTCAGAGAGCACGCAGTCGGAGTGGTCTTTCCCGTCCTCCACGGGACATACGGGGAGGACGGCACCGTGCAGGGCATGTTCGAGCTTATGGGAATACCGTACGTCGGAGCCTCCGTTCTCGGCTCCGCTGTAGGGATGGACAAGATCGTGATGAAGACGCTGCTCAAGGAATCAGGGCTCCCTGTCGTCGGGTATCTCGGTTTTTATAAATCCGACTGGGAGTCGGGCAAGCAGGCGGTCAGGGCGAGGATACTAAAAGAGATCGGGATACCCTGCTTCATTAAATCGGCGAACCTCGGGTCGAGCGTAGGCATAACGAAGGTAAATTCGGAGGGCGAGCTAGACCGGGCTGTCGCCTATTCGTGCCGCTTCTCGGAAAGGGTCATAGTCGAGCGCGCGGTGAGGAAGCCGAGGGAGATAGAGGTGAGCGTGCTGGGTAACGACAGTCCCCGGGCGTCCTGCGCGGGGGAGGTCGTCCCGCACAGGGAGTTCTACGACTACACGGCGAAATATCTCGAGGAGGGGACTGGGCTTATAGCCCCGGCCGAGCTCGATGAGAAGACCGCGGAGAGGCTGAGGGACTACGCCGTGCGCACGTTCAGGGCGCTTGACTGCAGCGGTATGGGCAGGGTGGATTTCCTGATCGAAGAGGGAACGAACCAAATATACGTGAGCGAGATAAACACGATCCCGGGCTTTACTCAGATAAGCATGTACCCGCGCCTCTGGGAGGAGAGCGGGGTGAGCTTTCCCGAGCTCGTGAACAGGCTTATCGAGCTCGCCGTGGAGAGGCGGAGGAGGGCTGACGGCCTCGAATCCGACTATTCTGAAATCTCCGGGCAGGATTGA
- a CDS encoding carboxymuconolactone decarboxylase family protein: MADDNKRWFEKNAPKMAEGWWSFYNAVEGETVLDKKTKALIAVSVAVHGRCPHCTESRIKKALALGISKQEISEAIMETALLSSGTEIFWAKEVYDKYLG, from the coding sequence ATGGCTGACGATAACAAGAGGTGGTTCGAAAAGAACGCTCCAAAGATGGCGGAGGGGTGGTGGAGCTTCTATAACGCGGTCGAGGGGGAGACCGTGCTCGACAAGAAGACGAAGGCTCTCATAGCCGTATCCGTCGCCGTGCACGGGAGGTGCCCCCACTGCACGGAGTCCCGTATAAAGAAGGCGCTCGCGCTCGGCATAAGCAAGCAGGAGATAAGCGAGGCCATAATGGAGACCGCTCTCCTTTCCTCGGGGACCGAGATATTCTGGGCGAAGGAAGTTTACGACAAATACCTGGGATAG